The following are from one region of the Brevinematales bacterium genome:
- a CDS encoding MmcQ/YjbR family DNA-binding protein: MLLTLPEVKAGKSFGFPAYSIGKKMFACVYEEGVSIKLPKERVDAIIGSDPDAGEFRPMNRYVMKEWVFIARKNTADYIKDLPLLKESVEFVMLQKK; this comes from the coding sequence ATGCTCCTCACGCTTCCTGAAGTGAAGGCCGGGAAATCGTTCGGGTTCCCCGCATACTCTATCGGTAAAAAGATGTTCGCGTGCGTCTACGAGGAAGGGGTGAGCATTAAATTGCCGAAGGAACGGGTGGATGCGATTATCGGAAGCGACCCTGATGCGGGGGAGTTCCGTCCGATGAACCGTTACGTAATGAAGGAATGGGTGTTTATCGCGCGGAAGAATACCGCGGATTATATAAAAGACCTCCCGTTATTGAAGGAGTCAGTCGAATTCGTAATGTTACAAAAGAAATAA
- a CDS encoding PilZ domain-containing protein: MEQRVFPRADTDFPTKAIIDGKCIPCRVKNISYGGASLLIEKQFVGLLDKRDVGKRALFSFKPEELNNASTYRGKIVRLLSMDDTAFLAVQFMAV; the protein is encoded by the coding sequence ATGGAACAACGTGTATTTCCGCGGGCGGATACCGATTTTCCGACGAAAGCAATTATCGATGGAAAATGCATCCCCTGCCGAGTTAAGAACATTTCGTACGGCGGCGCGTCCCTTCTGATCGAGAAGCAGTTTGTGGGGCTTCTTGACAAGCGGGATGTCGGTAAGAGGGCGTTATTCTCGTTTAAGCCTGAGGAGCTTAACAACGCTTCAACTTATCGCGGTAAGATAGTTCGTCTGCTCTCTATGGACGATACCGCGTTTTTAGCCGTACAGTTCATGGCAGTATAG